The following coding sequences lie in one Hippoglossus hippoglossus isolate fHipHip1 chromosome 14, fHipHip1.pri, whole genome shotgun sequence genomic window:
- the hpda gene encoding 4-hydroxyphenylpyruvate dioxygenase, with protein sequence MTSYTDKGEKHERGKFVRFHHLTFWVGNAKQAASFYCDKMGFEPFAYKGLETGSREEVSHAIRQDKIIFVFATALNPGNEEMGEYFIKHGDAVKDIAFQVEDCDFLIKTAKERGAVVVREPWVEQDSHGRVKYAVVQTYGDTTHTLIEYLGPYKGLFLPGYREPLFRDPLLATLPPGGLNFIDHIVGNQPDDEMVPISDWYQKCLMFHRFWSIDDKQIHTHYSSLRSIVVANYEETIKMPINEPARGKKKSQIQEYVDYNGGAGVQHIALNTSNIIQAIVNLRARGMEFLAAPDTYYDNLRANLKNAKIKVKEDLDRLQELKILVDFDDKGYLLQIFTKPVQDRPTLFLEVIQRNNHFGFGAGNFKSLFEAIEKDQDARGNLTVLTPQGQAKALY encoded by the exons ATG acCAGCTACACAGATAAAGGGGAGAAG caTGAAAGGGGAAAGTTTGTCAGGTTTCATCACCTCACCTTCTGGGTCGGCAATGCTAAACAG GCGGCCTCGTTCTACTGTGATAAAATGGGCTTCGAGCCTTTCGCCTACAAGGGTCTGGAGACTGGCAGCCGAGAGGAGGTGTCTCATGCTATCAGACAGGATAAG ataatatttgtttttgcaacTGCACTAAATCCTGGAAATGAAG AGATGGGAGAATACTTCATTAAACACGGAGACGCAGTCAAAGACATCGCTTTCCAAGTCGAGGACTGTGACTTCTTAATCAAG ACAGCTAAAGAGCGAGGAGCTGTGGTGGTCAGGGAGCCCTGGGTGGAGCAGGACAGCCATGGGAGGGTCAAGTATGCTGTGGTTCAGACG TAtggagacacaacacacacactcattgaatACCTCGGACCCTACAAAGGCCTTTTCTTGCCCGGCTACAGAGAGCCTCTGTTCAGGGATCCTCTGTTAGCCACACT TCCACCAGGAGGTTTGAACTTCATCGATCACATTGTGGGAAACCAGCCAGATGATGAGATGGTGCCAATTTCGGACTG GTATCAGAAATGTCTGATGTTCCACCGGTTCTGGTCAATAGATGAcaagcagatacacacacactacagttCACTGAGGTCCATAGTGGTGGCCAACTATGAGGAAACCATCAAGATGCCCATCAATGAGCCGGCCAGGGGGAAGAAGAAGTCACAGATTCAG GAATATGTGGACTATAACGGTGGAGCAGGTGTTCAGCACATCGCCCTCAACACGTCAAACATCATCCAAGCT ATCGTGAACCTGCGAGCCCGAGGGATGGAGTTCCTCGCAGCGCCTGACACGTACTACGACAACCTGCGGGCGAATCTCAAAAACGCCAAGATCAAGGTGAAGGAGGACTTAGACCGTTTACAG GAATTGAAAATCTTAGTTGACTTTGATGACAAGGGCTATCTCCTCCAAATCTTCACCAAGCCTGTGCAGGACAGACCGACCCTTTTCCTGGAGGTCATTCAGAGGAACAACCACTTT GGCTTTGGGGCAGGGAACTTCAAGTCTCTCTTTGAGGCCATTGAGAAGGACCAGGATGCCCGGGGCAACCTCACTGTGCTGACACCCCAGGGCCAGGCCAAGGCCTTGTACTGA
- the LOC117774089 gene encoding E3 ubiquitin-protein ligase RNF43 isoform X6 yields MALDKGAQAVIFDVSDDANAAAELRETDALPRPVVLVEAEHAEELMGLVNKNEEAKVRIEIKVEQSRWPHYDMGILLTIILAILTIVLIFAFRYKCKSNRTWDSVHQQTMRAINRLETKTYNSQGCSGSQRHRAAWGSASSSNSSPVCAICLEEFQDGQHLRIISCAHEFHKDCVDPWLVQHRTCPLCMHNIMGEDKHIYRTERQPQRSRLQQSPEQSQGFLQPQHYSSPHNHPFPQHAIPFSMRPHYPRGPSGPYPSLGHYSGSSPMDTQTLRFLTSRPLGPGCGYRLPAEGPGRPHRIGGNCRTSTHHYTPRRSCHNYRLSCPTQRSASCSRLHHTASGTPQTRGAPAHSRQDEGSCSGGSYHTERSGYLADGPASDSSSGPCHGSSSDSVLNCTDVSLQGVYGSWSTFRSSLSSDYDPFVYFGPGPGRGPRRNSLEAGAQARPRSLDSVVNKAGCPEEQPQTVFSHIHYHRHRHHHYEEGEHSQGPSRGSDEEQGAAAAAAPAALVLDKDSPVGPAKHSPCQCPKPDPTDRPSPGQGERHDHDPSSPSGPPVLMSPIPLQLQPHCCHQGHGHPPAPLGRVGGCVLDGPSVRFHQSLDLPDDRSIHIHYGQGPGFCCSPPELHPALLPVPLILDSGGMEEWPCCAGAHVVWQKRVQQARSEPQLLGPGTSMDRPPCRLHHGPAADCNTDICLYCQTLHHNQGSEEESGV; encoded by the exons ATGGCGCTGGACAAAGGAGCTCAGGCTGTTATCTTTGACGTCAGTGATGATGCcaatgctgctgctgag CTGCGAGAAACAGACGCCCTTCCGCGACCAGTCGTGCTGGTGGAGGCCGAGCATGCAGAGGAGCTGATGGGTTTGGTCAACAAGAATGAGGAGGCCAAAGTTCGCATTGAGATCAAGGTGGAACAGTCTCGATGG CCCCATTATGACATGGGTATCCTGCTCACCATCATCTTGGCTATTCTCACCATCGTCTTAATCTTTGCCTTCCGTTACAAGTGCAAGTCCAACAGGACCTGG GACTCTGTCCACCAGCAGACCATGCGGGCCATCAATCGCCTGGAGACCAAAACCTACAACTCTCAGGGCTGCTCGGGCTCGCAGCGGCACCGGGCGGCCTGGGGCTCAGCCAGCAGCTCCAACTCGAGCCCCGTCTGTGCTATCTGTCTGGAGGAGTTCCAGGACGGGCAG cACCTGAGGATCATCTCCTGCGCTCATGAGTTCCATAAAGACTGTGTCGACCCCTGGCTGGTGCAGCACCGCACCTGTCCCCTCTGCATGCACAACATCATGGGTGAGGACAAGcatatttaca GGACAGAGCGGCAGCCCCAGAGGAGCAGACTCCAGCAGAGTCCAGAGCAAAGTCAAGGCTTCCTCCAACCTCAGCATTACAGCAGCCCACACAACCACCCTTTCCCTCAACATGCTATCCCCTTCTCTATGAGGCCCCACTATCCTCGTGGACCCTCTGGACCATATCCCTCTCTGGGCCACTATAGTGGCTCTTCTCCCATGGACACGCAAACTCTGCGTTTCCTCACCAGCAGGCCGCTTGGCCCTGGCTGTGGGTACCGCCTTCCTGCAGAGGGTCCCGGGAGGCCCCACAGGATTGGAGGTAACTGCAGGACGTCCACTCACCACTACACGCCTCGTCGCTCCTGCCACAACTATCGTTTGTCCTGTCCGACCCAGCGCAGTGCATCCTGCTCAAGACTGCATCACACTGCCTCTGGCACGCCACAGACCCGTGGAGCGCCTGCCCACAGTCGGCAGGATGAGGGCAGCTGCTCAGGTGGCAGCTACCACACAGAACGCAGTGGATATTTGGCTGACGGGCCAGCAAGTGACTCCAGCTCAGGGCCCTGCCATGGCTCCTCCAGCGACTCAGTTCTTAACTGTACTGACGTGTCCCTGCAGGGAGTTTATGGCAGCTGGTCCACCTTCCGTAGCTCTCTGAGTAGTGACTACGATCCATTTGTATATTTTGGGCCAGGTCCTGGGCGGGGCCCTCGGAGAAACAGCCTAGAGGCTGGTGCGCAAGCCCGGCCCAGGTCTCTGGATTCTGTGGTGAACAAAGCGGGCTGCCCTGAAGAACAGCCACAGACTGTGTTCAGCCACATCCACTACCACCGCCACAGACACCACCACTATGAGGAGGGGGAGCACAGCCAGGGCCCGAGCAGAGGCTCGGACGAGGAGCAGGgggccgctgctgctgcagcacctgCTGCTCTTGTCCTGGACAAAGACTCACCTGTGGGCCCTGCTAAGCACAGTCCCTGCCAGTGCCCAAAGCCAGACCCCACAGATCGGCCCAGCCCAGGACAGGGAGAGCGTCATGACCATGACCCCAGCAGTCCCTCAGGACCTCCTGTCCTGATGTCCCCGATCCCCTTACAGCTCCAACCCCACTGCTGCCACCAGGGACATGGACACCCCCCCGCTCCTCTTGGGCGAGTTGGTGGCTGTGTTCTTGATGGCCCCTCTGTTCGCTTCCACCAGAGCCTGGATCTGCCGGATGACCGTAGCATCCACATTCACTACGGCCAGGGCCCAGGCTTCTGCTGCTCTCCCCCCGAGCTGCACCCGGCTTTGCTCCCCGTGCCCCTCATTCTGGACTccggagggatggaggagtgGCCTTGCTGTGCCGGGGCCCATGTCGTGTGGCAAAAACGGGTGCAGCAGGCTCGCTCAGAGCCTCAGCTACTGGGGCCTGGGACTTCTATGGACAGGCCACCCTGCAGGCTCCACCACGGGCCTGCTGCTGACTGCAACACAGACATTTGTTTATACTGCCAAACATTACACCACAATCAGG GATCAGAAGAGGAGTCTGGTGTTTGA